One segment of Ipomoea triloba cultivar NCNSP0323 chromosome 12, ASM357664v1 DNA contains the following:
- the LOC115999206 gene encoding caffeoylshikimate esterase-like produces MEGENCSVKYEEEFVLNSRGMKLFTCRWLPVQSQPKALIFLCHGYAMECAVSMKGAAMRLVKAGYAVYGMDYEGHGRSAGLLGYVPSFDDVVSDCCDHYSKICEMPENKKKMRILLGESMGGAMALLLHRRKPDFWDGAVLVAPMCKIADDMRPNRIVISVLTQLCKVIPTWKIIPTQDIVDVAFRDPEIRKEIRANPYCYKGRPRLQTGNQLLAVSMDLEQRLNEVTFPFLVAHGEADVVTDPAVSKLLHQTASSTDKTLKMYPGMWHSLTYGELPENLDVVFSDIVGWLDEKVAMGGSRLEREQKQANDNLFKHAAGLEAKNIVL; encoded by the exons ATGGAGGGTGAAAACTGCAGCGTCAAATATGAAGAG GAATTCGTGTTGAACTCGCGAGGAATGAAGCTTTTTACGTGCAGATGGCTGCCGGTGCAGTCGCAACCGAAGGCTTTGATCTTCCTCTGCCATGGTTATGCGATGGAATGCGCTGTTTCTATGAAAG GTGCTGCTATGAGGCTTGTGAAAGCAGGGTATGCAGTTTATGGTATGGACTATGAAGGGCATGGAAGGTCAGCTGGTCTGCTTGGTTATGTTCCCAGCTTTGATGATGTTGTGTCTGATTGCTGTGACCATTACTCCAAAATTTGTG AGATGCCagaaaataagaagaagatGAGGATCTTGCTGGGAGAATCCATGGGAGGAGCTATGGCTCTTCTTCTACACAGAAGGAAGCCTGATTTCTGGGATGGTGCTGTACTAGTTGCTCCAATGTGTAAG ATTGCAGATGATATGAGGCCAAATCGGATTGTGATTAGTGTGTTAACTCAACTCTGCAAAGTCATTCCCACTTGGAAAATCATTCCAACTCAAGATATTGTTGATGTCGCTTTTAGAGATCCTGAAATTAGAAAAGAG ATCAGGGCGAACCCATATTGCTACAAGGGCCGTCCCCGCTTGCAAACCGGGAATCAACTCCTGGCTGTTAGCATGGACTTGGAGCAAAGGCTCAATGAG GTGACGTTTCCGTTCCTAGTAGCACACGGAGAAGCAGACGTAGTAACGGATCCCGCGGTGAGCAAACTCCTGCACCAAACAGCTTCAAGCACAGACAAGACCCTCAAGATGTATCCAGGAATGTGGCATTCCCTCACCTACGGCGAGTTGCCGGAGAATCTTGACGTCGTATTTTCCGACATCGTCGGTTGGCTTGATGAAAAGGTTGCCATGGGCGGTTCCAGGCTGGAGAGGGAGCAAAAACAGGCTAATGATAAT